The window GAACGGACACCGGGGATGCGCTCACTGACGACTCGGATTCCGCCGGGCAGAACCGTCTTATTGTACGAAGAAGTTTTTGGCAATCGAGACTCAAATCCGGCGGTGTCCGGAGACCCCGCTCGGGGGATTCACTTAGTTATCGACCTTGGACGGCTTGCGATGATGTCCGCCACCGTGATGCCCGCCACCGCCTCCGCTTCCGCCCCGCCGCTCGCGCGGTTCACCGCTGGAGTCTTCGGCCGGCGGTCCGCCTTCGGGCGGTGGCAGCAGGACTTTGCGGGACAGATCAAGCTTGCCCTGCGAATCGACGTTCAGCAACTTTACGGTCACGGCGTCGCCGAGTTGCAGATGGTCCGTGACTTTGCGCACGCGATGATGTTCGATTTCGCTGATGTGCAGCAGGCCTTCGCGACCGGGGAGGATTTCGACGAAGGCGCCGAAATCGGTGATCTTCTTCACCTTGCCGTGATAGACTTTGCCGACTTCCGGCGACTCGGTCATGCCGCGGATAATGTCCATCGCCTGATTGACGTTTTCGGTGTTGGACGAGGAGACGCAGACCGTGCCGTCGTCCTCGATGTCAATCGAAGCGCCGGTGCGGGAAATGATATCGCGGATGTTCTTGCCGCCGGGTCCAATGATCATGCCGATTTTGTCCGGATCGACCTTCATAAAGACGATCTTGGGCGCGAAGGGCGAGATCTCCGGACGCGGTGCGGAGATCGACTCGGCCATTTTGCCGAGGATGTGCGTGATGCCTTCGCGCGCCTGCAGGATGGCGGTCTTCATGAGTTCAAGGGAGATGCCCTTGATCTTGATGTCCATCTGACAGGCGGTGATGCCGTCGGGAGTGCCGGTGACTTTGAAGTCCATGTCGCCGAGGTGATCTTCGTCGCCGAGAATGTCGGAGAGAATCGCGACTTTCTCGCCTTCTTTGATCAAACCCATCGCGATGCCGGCAACGGGCTTCCTGATCGGGACACCGGCGGCCATCATGGCCATGCAGCCGGCGCAGACGGTCGCCATCGAAGACGAGCCGTTGGATTCGAGTACTTCGGAGACGACGCGAATGGTATAGGGGAAGTCTTCCCACGCGGGCAGGATCGAATGCATGGCGCGCCAGGCGAGATTACCGTGTCCGATTTCGCGGCGGGACTGGCCGAGAAATTTGCGAATTTCGCCGACGCTAAAGGGCGGGAAATTGTAATGCAGCATGTACGGTTTGGTGTACACGCCGTCGAGGCCGTCCACACGCTGCTCGTCAAATTTGATGCCGAGCGTCACGGTGCCGAGGGCCTGCGTCTGACCGCGCGTGAAGAGCGCACTACCGTGTACCTTCGGCAGGATATCGACTTCCGTCGTAATCGGTCGGATCTCGCGGGTCCCACGGCCATCGAGCCGCCAGCTCTTGTCCACGATATTAGCGCGGACGCGAACCTGAGCGCGATCGTGGACCCAGCTCTTGATCGTCTTCTCGTCGTTGGGATAGGTCTCGAGCAGTCCGGCAATCGCCGCGGTTTCGATCAGCTTCCAGGCGTCGCGGCGCTTGGACTTGTCGGTGATCTTGCAGGAGTCATCGACTTGCGCACCGAACGTGGCTTCGAGGGTCGCGGCGAGGTCCTTGTTGGTCTCGGCGGGCTTGAATTCGCGCTTGGGAACACCGCAACGCGCCACGAGCTCTTTTTGCAGAGCAACGAGGCGTTTGACTTCGGCGTGTCCCCGGGCGATGCCTTCGAGAAATACGTCTTCAGAGACTTCTTTGGATTCGCCTTCGATCATAATAATCGAATCTTCGGTACCGGCCACCACGAGGTCCAGTTCGGTCTCTTCGAGCTGCTTGAACGTGGGATTGATGATGTATTCGCCGTTAATCCGGCCGACGCGGACGGAGCCGACGGGGCCGAGGAACGGGCATTCGGAGATCGCGAGCGCCGCCGAGGTGGCGATCGTTCCGAGCGTATCCGGATCATGTTCTCCGTCCGAGGAGAGCACGTTGATCATGACCTGAATTTCCTGATGGAAGCCATCAGGAAAGAGCGGCCGGATGGGCCGGTCGGTCAGGCGGGCGGAGAGGATTTCCTTTTCGGAGGGACGTCCTTCGCGTTTGAAAAATCCGCCGGGGATTCTGCCGACGGCATAAAGTTTCTCACGATAGTCAACGGACAGCGGAAGAAAATCCAGCTCATTTTCCGCATCAAGATTCGCCACTACAGTAGCGAGCACGACCGTATCGCCGCAGGTTAACCAAATCGCACCGTCCGCCTGCTTGGCGATGCGCCCGGTCTCAAGTTCGAGCTTAAGACCTCCCAGTTCCATCGAGACTTTGTGAACCATTCCCTTCCTCTGCTTCCTTCCTTCTTGTGCTTCTGCCCGTATGGGCGGTATCGCGCCGCGGGGCGCGGCGGACTATCGGCGCAGGTCGAGGGCTTCGACCAGCTTGCGATAGCGAGTGATATCGAGCTGTGAGAGATAGTTGAGCAAGCGCCGGCGTTGGCCGACAAGCAGCAACAATCCACGGCGCGAGTGATTGTCTTTTTTGTGCGTCTTGAGATGTCCGGTCAGATGATTGATCCGCTGCGAGAGCAGCGCGACCTGCACTTCGGGGCTTCCGGTGTCCCCCGGTTTGGGGGCGAACTTGTCGATGACGACCTTGCGGTCGACAGCGGTGATAGCCATGGTTTCCTCTGCGGTACTATAGGAATTGTTTGATTGTGTTGAGCAAGCTTTCGGCGGATTGACGCCGACCCGCCCGGCGACGCGGACGATTCCGGGCCCCCGCGGACGGGTGCCGCGGCGAACGGAATTACGAGACGCGGCGACAGACGCCGCGGGCTTCGAGCAGTTCCGCCGCGACGCGCACATCATCCGCGATTTGCGCGATCAGATCATCGATGGCGGCGAACTTCTTCTCATCGCGAATCCGCTCGACGAACTCGATCGTGATGGGTTCGTCATAGATATCATCATCGAAGCCGATCAAGTGGGCCTCAACGGAATGGCGGCCTTCGCC is drawn from candidate division KSB1 bacterium and contains these coding sequences:
- the pnp gene encoding polyribonucleotide nucleotidyltransferase yields the protein MVHKVSMELGGLKLELETGRIAKQADGAIWLTCGDTVVLATVVANLDAENELDFLPLSVDYREKLYAVGRIPGGFFKREGRPSEKEILSARLTDRPIRPLFPDGFHQEIQVMINVLSSDGEHDPDTLGTIATSAALAISECPFLGPVGSVRVGRINGEYIINPTFKQLEETELDLVVAGTEDSIIMIEGESKEVSEDVFLEGIARGHAEVKRLVALQKELVARCGVPKREFKPAETNKDLAATLEATFGAQVDDSCKITDKSKRRDAWKLIETAAIAGLLETYPNDEKTIKSWVHDRAQVRVRANIVDKSWRLDGRGTREIRPITTEVDILPKVHGSALFTRGQTQALGTVTLGIKFDEQRVDGLDGVYTKPYMLHYNFPPFSVGEIRKFLGQSRREIGHGNLAWRAMHSILPAWEDFPYTIRVVSEVLESNGSSSMATVCAGCMAMMAAGVPIRKPVAGIAMGLIKEGEKVAILSDILGDEDHLGDMDFKVTGTPDGITACQMDIKIKGISLELMKTAILQAREGITHILGKMAESISAPRPEISPFAPKIVFMKVDPDKIGMIIGPGGKNIRDIISRTGASIDIEDDGTVCVSSSNTENVNQAMDIIRGMTESPEVGKVYHGKVKKITDFGAFVEILPGREGLLHISEIEHHRVRKVTDHLQLGDAVTVKLLNVDSQGKLDLSRKVLLPPPEGGPPAEDSSGEPRERRGGSGGGGGHHGGGHHRKPSKVDN
- the rpsO gene encoding 30S ribosomal protein S15; translated protein: MAITAVDRKVVIDKFAPKPGDTGSPEVQVALLSQRINHLTGHLKTHKKDNHSRRGLLLLVGQRRRLLNYLSQLDITRYRKLVEALDLRR